In the genome of Longimicrobium sp., the window TGCCCGCCGATCAGGTAGATCTTCCCGCCGACCGAGGCCGCCATCCCGTGGTTGTTGGGCTGCGGGAGCTGCGGTCCGAGTTCCCAGGTGTCGCTTGCGACGTCGTAGATCTGCACGGTGCGGGAGGTCTGCCGGCTCGGGGGATACCCGCCGAGGACGTAGATCCTGCCGTTGGACTCCGCCAGGGCGAACTCGGAGTTGTTTTCGATCAACCCGGCGCGCTGCCCCCATTCGCCGTCGACCGCCACCCGCACACGAACGCGAACGGAGTCGCGGACGTCCGGCTGGCTGGTGAGTGAAGCGACGACGTACGTGGAGCCGACCGCGACCCCGCTGATCGCGCCGCTGGCACTCACCGCAGCCACACCCGGGTTGCGGGAAACGAACTGTGCCGTCCCACCGGTGTTGAGTACCATGGCGGTAACCGAGGCAGACGCGCCCAGATCCACGGTGAGGCTGTCCGCGGAAAGCGTGAGCTGCGGATCACCGCCCTGATCGACCGGGCCTTTGGCGCATGCCAGGGAGCCGCCAGCCGCCAGGATTGCAGCCGACAGCGCGATTGCCCTTTTCATGTCACTCTCCGGGATAAGTTCATCGGTACGAATTGCGAGCGTCCACCAGGGACCGGCGGCAGGGCGGGTGCCCTGCCTCAGGGCGTGGAGGCCGGCAGGCGGGGGAGGACGAAGGCCATCACCTGTCCCGCGGCCGGCGGGTCCAGGTTCGACAGAACGACGACCACGTACCCGCCGTTCGGCTCGAACGCAAGGTCGCCGTTCATCCCCGGCGCGCCCCCGCTGTGCCCCACGAAGCGGCGGCTGCCCACCACGCGGTCCACGAACCCATAGGCGTATCGCGTTCCCGGGCCGGTCTCCACCTTTCCGGCGAGGAGCAAATCCGTGTGCGCCGGATCCAGGAGCCGGTGCTCCCTGAGCGCGGCGGCGAAGCGCGCCAGGTCTCCCACGGTGGAGTACCCGCCCCCCGCGGGCGTGCCGCGGTAGGGGAGCGTCGGCGCGTTCGACACGAGCTGGCCGGGCACCACCTGCCGCGTATAGCCGACCGATCGCCCGGGCACCAGCGAGTCCTCCGGCGCCGAACCGGTGGCCGTCATTCCCGCCGGCGCGAGCACGCGCGCCGCGACCCGGTCGTAGTAGCTGGTCCCGCCCACCCGCTCGATGATGGCGCCCAGGAGCATGAAGCCGTAGTTGCTGTACTCCCACTGCTTTCCCGGCTCGAACCGCAGGCCGCGCGCGCCGTAGAGCCGAAGGTAATCCGCCGTCGTGCGGAGTTCCAGCCGGTGCGCGTTGAACGCCGCCCCGAAGATGTCGCCCGT includes:
- a CDS encoding serine hydrolase domain-containing protein, whose amino-acid sequence is TGDIFGAAFNAHRLELRTTADYLRLYGARGLRFEPGKQWEYSNYGFMLLGAIIERVGGTSYYDRVAARVLAPAGMTATGSAPEDSLVPGRSVGYTRQVVPGQLVSNAPTLPYRGTPAGGGYSTVGDLARFAAALREHRLLDPAHTDLLLAGKVETGPGTRYAYGFVDRVVGSRRFVGHSGGAPGMNGDLAFEPNGGYVVVVLSNLDPPAAGQVMAFVLPRLPASTP